A part of Carassius carassius chromosome 32, fCarCar2.1, whole genome shotgun sequence genomic DNA contains:
- the LOC132112872 gene encoding fibronectin type 3 and ankyrin repeat domains protein 1-like isoform X1, protein MNEENKPRNGPPERWTRFSVEQMDPKTHTYSTVYIGYSTHHLVAGLESSTSYNFRLRVTRASGECILSPMVSVFTAREPFSGKNLHQAVNREDEDELSTVLQSGMVDVDVYDKMGFTPLMVAAQKGFTSLVDILMKHGADINKRDSTGKDSLMQASFAGHLITVKYLRNCGSTWQSRDTDGCTPLHWAVDGGHLPVIKYMIQDGCEVDVIDKVSLWTPLMRVSAIGGNAAVASILLQAGADVNVRDKAGKTPLMVAVLNNHVELVKLLLDSGADHHMKNEYGAGAADMAKAFGRQSIIHLLDTISLEDSNRLTSAGQFCYGDKK, encoded by the exons ATGAATGAAGAGAATAAACCTCGAAATGGCCCTCCTGAACGCTGGACCCGCTTCTCTGTGGAGCAGATGGaccccaaaacacacacatacagcaccgTATACAT AGGGTACAGCACTCATCATCTTGTAGCGGGTTTGGAGTCAAGCACCTCCTATAATTTTAGGCTGAGGGTCACCAGAGCATCAGGGGAATGTATCCTCAGCCCCATGGTCTCTGTCTTCACCGCCC GAGAGCCGTTTAGTGGGAAGAACCTCCACCAGGCTGTGAACAGGGAGGATGAGGATGAGCTGAGCACAGTTCTACAGTCAGG AATGGTCGACGTGGATGTTTATGACAAAATGGGGTTCACCCCTCTCATGGTGGCAGCACAGAAAGGTTTCACCAG CTTAGTGGACATTTTAATGAAGCATGGAGCTGATATTAACAAGAGAGACAGCACTGGAAAAGACAG TCTAATGCAGGCTAGTTTCGCTGGTCACCTGATCACAGTGAAGTATCTGCGTAACTGCGGCTCCACATGGCAGTCCCGAGACACGGACGGCTGCACACCGCTCCACTGGGCTGTGGATGGAGGACACCTGCCTGTCATTAAATATATGATCCAAGATGGTTGTGAG GTGGATGTGATAGATAAAGTGTCTCTCTGGACTCCTCTCATGCGTGTGTCAGCCATCGGTGGAAACGCTGCGGTCGCCTCCATCCTCCTCCAGGCTGGAGCTGATGTAAACGTCCGTGACAAAGCTGGCAAGACACCACTAATG GTCGCTGTGCTGAATAACCATGTAGAGCTGGTGAAACTTCTGCTTGACAGTGGGGCAGATCACCACATGAAGAACGAG TATGGAGCAGGTGCAGCGGATATGGCAAAAGCATTTGGGAGACAG AGCATCATACACTTGCTGGATACTATAAGCTTGGAAGATTCAAATCGACTGACATCAGCAGGACAGTTCTGTTATGGAGACAAGAAATGA
- the LOC132112872 gene encoding fibronectin type 3 and ankyrin repeat domains protein 1-like isoform X3: MVSVFTAREPFSGKNLHQAVNREDEDELSTVLQSGMVDVDVYDKMGFTPLMVAAQKGFTSLVDILMKHGADINKRDSTGKDSLMQASFAGHLITVKYLRNCGSTWQSRDTDGCTPLHWAVDGGHLPVIKYMIQDGCEVDVIDKVSLWTPLMRVSAIGGNAAVASILLQAGADVNVRDKAGKTPLMVAVLNNHVELVKLLLDSGADHHMKNEYGAGAADMAKAFGRQSIIHLLDTISLEDSNRLTSAGQFCYGDKK; the protein is encoded by the exons ATGGTCTCTGTCTTCACCGCCC GAGAGCCGTTTAGTGGGAAGAACCTCCACCAGGCTGTGAACAGGGAGGATGAGGATGAGCTGAGCACAGTTCTACAGTCAGG AATGGTCGACGTGGATGTTTATGACAAAATGGGGTTCACCCCTCTCATGGTGGCAGCACAGAAAGGTTTCACCAG CTTAGTGGACATTTTAATGAAGCATGGAGCTGATATTAACAAGAGAGACAGCACTGGAAAAGACAG TCTAATGCAGGCTAGTTTCGCTGGTCACCTGATCACAGTGAAGTATCTGCGTAACTGCGGCTCCACATGGCAGTCCCGAGACACGGACGGCTGCACACCGCTCCACTGGGCTGTGGATGGAGGACACCTGCCTGTCATTAAATATATGATCCAAGATGGTTGTGAG GTGGATGTGATAGATAAAGTGTCTCTCTGGACTCCTCTCATGCGTGTGTCAGCCATCGGTGGAAACGCTGCGGTCGCCTCCATCCTCCTCCAGGCTGGAGCTGATGTAAACGTCCGTGACAAAGCTGGCAAGACACCACTAATG GTCGCTGTGCTGAATAACCATGTAGAGCTGGTGAAACTTCTGCTTGACAGTGGGGCAGATCACCACATGAAGAACGAG TATGGAGCAGGTGCAGCGGATATGGCAAAAGCATTTGGGAGACAG AGCATCATACACTTGCTGGATACTATAAGCTTGGAAGATTCAAATCGACTGACATCAGCAGGACAGTTCTGTTATGGAGACAAGAAATGA
- the LOC132112872 gene encoding fibronectin type 3 and ankyrin repeat domains protein 1-like isoform X2, with product MNEENKPRNGPPERWTRFSVEQMDPKTHTYSTVYIGYSTHHLVAGLESSTSYNFRLRVTRASGECILSPMVSVFTAREPFSGKNLHQAVNREDEDELSTVLQSGMVDVDVYDKMGFTPLMVAAQKGFTSLVDILMKHGADINKRDSTGKDSLMQASFAGHLITVKYLRNCGSTWQSRDTDGCTPLHWAVDGGHLPVIKYMIQDGCEVDVIDKVSLWTPLMRVSAIGGNAAVASILLQAGADVNVRDKAGKTPLMVAVLNNHVELVKLLLDSGADHHMKNEGN from the exons ATGAATGAAGAGAATAAACCTCGAAATGGCCCTCCTGAACGCTGGACCCGCTTCTCTGTGGAGCAGATGGaccccaaaacacacacatacagcaccgTATACAT AGGGTACAGCACTCATCATCTTGTAGCGGGTTTGGAGTCAAGCACCTCCTATAATTTTAGGCTGAGGGTCACCAGAGCATCAGGGGAATGTATCCTCAGCCCCATGGTCTCTGTCTTCACCGCCC GAGAGCCGTTTAGTGGGAAGAACCTCCACCAGGCTGTGAACAGGGAGGATGAGGATGAGCTGAGCACAGTTCTACAGTCAGG AATGGTCGACGTGGATGTTTATGACAAAATGGGGTTCACCCCTCTCATGGTGGCAGCACAGAAAGGTTTCACCAG CTTAGTGGACATTTTAATGAAGCATGGAGCTGATATTAACAAGAGAGACAGCACTGGAAAAGACAG TCTAATGCAGGCTAGTTTCGCTGGTCACCTGATCACAGTGAAGTATCTGCGTAACTGCGGCTCCACATGGCAGTCCCGAGACACGGACGGCTGCACACCGCTCCACTGGGCTGTGGATGGAGGACACCTGCCTGTCATTAAATATATGATCCAAGATGGTTGTGAG GTGGATGTGATAGATAAAGTGTCTCTCTGGACTCCTCTCATGCGTGTGTCAGCCATCGGTGGAAACGCTGCGGTCGCCTCCATCCTCCTCCAGGCTGGAGCTGATGTAAACGTCCGTGACAAAGCTGGCAAGACACCACTAATG GTCGCTGTGCTGAATAACCATGTAGAGCTGGTGAAACTTCTGCTTGACAGTGGGGCAGATCACCACATGAAGAACGAG GGAAACTAA